In Agromyces sp. 3263, a single genomic region encodes these proteins:
- the guaA gene encoding glutamine-hydrolyzing GMP synthase has translation MQPTASGPAAEQPTDQRPVLVVDFGAQYAQLIARRVREASVYSEIVPHTITADEVRAKNPVGIVLSGGPSSVYEAGAPALDEGILQLGVPTLGICYGFQVMAQQLGGEVAHTGHREYGSTAVTARTDDDNALLSGQPEAQTVWMSHGDSVSRAPDGFEVLASTATTPVAAFANDEQGFYGVQWHPEVKHSEFGQRVIENFLHRAAGIPADWNSGNVIAEQVARIREQVGSARVIAGLSGGVDSAVAAAIVHEAVGDQLVCVFVDHGLLRKDERRQVEEDYVAATGIRLVTVDAVDTFLDALAGVSDPEEKRKIIGREFIRAFERAERDLVAEAAADGEPIRFLVQGTLYPDVVESGGGTGTANIKSHHNVGGLPDDLQFELVEPLRTLFKDEVRQIGRELGLPEAIVGRQPFPGPGLGIRIVGEVTRERLDLLREADAIARQELTAAGLDQEIWQCPVVLLADVRSVGVQGDGRTYGHPIVLRPVSSEDAMTADWTRLPYDVLAKISNRITNEVPEVNRVVLDVTSKPPGTIEWE, from the coding sequence CTGCAGCCGACCGCGTCGGGGCCGGCCGCCGAGCAGCCGACCGACCAGCGCCCGGTGCTCGTGGTGGACTTCGGCGCGCAGTACGCGCAGCTGATCGCGCGGCGCGTGCGCGAGGCATCCGTCTACTCAGAGATCGTGCCGCACACCATCACCGCCGACGAGGTGCGGGCGAAGAACCCCGTGGGCATCGTGCTCTCGGGCGGGCCGTCGTCGGTCTACGAGGCCGGTGCGCCAGCGCTCGACGAGGGCATCCTGCAGCTCGGCGTGCCCACGCTCGGCATCTGCTACGGCTTCCAGGTGATGGCGCAGCAGCTCGGCGGCGAGGTCGCGCACACCGGCCATCGCGAGTACGGGTCCACGGCCGTGACCGCGCGCACCGACGACGACAACGCGCTGCTCTCGGGCCAGCCCGAGGCGCAGACCGTGTGGATGAGCCACGGCGACTCCGTCTCGCGGGCGCCCGACGGCTTCGAGGTGCTCGCCTCCACCGCGACCACGCCGGTCGCGGCCTTCGCCAACGACGAACAGGGCTTCTACGGCGTGCAGTGGCACCCCGAGGTGAAGCACTCCGAGTTCGGCCAGCGGGTCATCGAGAACTTCCTGCATCGCGCAGCCGGCATCCCCGCCGACTGGAACTCGGGCAACGTCATCGCCGAGCAGGTCGCTCGCATCCGTGAGCAGGTCGGCTCGGCCCGCGTGATCGCCGGGCTCTCGGGCGGCGTGGACTCCGCCGTCGCGGCCGCCATCGTGCACGAGGCCGTCGGCGACCAGCTCGTGTGCGTCTTCGTCGACCACGGCCTGCTCCGCAAGGACGAGCGCCGGCAGGTCGAGGAGGACTACGTGGCGGCGACCGGCATCCGCCTCGTCACCGTCGACGCGGTCGACACCTTCCTCGACGCGCTCGCCGGGGTCAGCGACCCCGAGGAGAAGCGCAAGATCATCGGTCGCGAGTTCATCCGCGCGTTCGAGCGCGCCGAGCGCGACCTCGTCGCCGAGGCTGCGGCCGACGGTGAGCCGATCCGATTCCTCGTGCAGGGCACGCTGTATCCCGACGTGGTCGAGTCGGGCGGCGGCACGGGCACGGCGAACATCAAGAGCCACCACAACGTGGGCGGCCTCCCCGACGACCTGCAGTTCGAGCTCGTCGAGCCGCTCCGCACGCTCTTCAAGGACGAGGTGCGACAGATCGGGCGCGAGCTGGGGCTGCCGGAGGCCATCGTGGGACGCCAGCCGTTCCCGGGCCCCGGTCTCGGCATCCGCATCGTCGGCGAGGTCACGCGCGAGCGGCTCGACCTCCTCCGCGAGGCCGACGCCATCGCGCGCCAGGAGCTCACCGCGGCCGGCCTCGACCAGGAGATCTGGCAGTGCCCGGTCGTGCTCCTCGCCGACGTGCGCTCGGTCGGCGTGCAGGGCGACGGCCGCACCTACGGGCATCCCATCGTGCTGCGCCCGGTGTCGTCGGAGGACGCGATGACCGCCGACTGGACGCGCCTGCCGTACGACGTGCTCGCGAAGATCTCGAACCGCATCACCAACGAGGTTCCCGAGGTGAACCGGGTGGTGCTCGACGTCACGTCGAAGCCGCCGGGCACCATCGAGTGGGAGTGA
- a CDS encoding NAD(P)/FAD-dependent oxidoreductase — protein sequence MDRITVDIIGGGIAGSALAAVLDPTRFDVTLREQRAKLPTTGTSLAMWPEAQEALARIGVLDRLRDVGIALDRFPLWSESGTALANLPADGLLLGRHDLLAALDAAVPDRVNRVTERVEEPERMEADVIVGADGVHSAVRRRNWGAAADARSTPALAVRGVVPDVLSPAELGEYWGRGQLFGLGPHRDGTNWYTSFRSDLGPRHVDVGEAIELARHRHRDAAPALRRVLAAATPETTLAQRIWTTPRLSSYDRGNVVLVGDAAHAMTPNLGRGACEALIDAVTLGYLLDRMPPADALAAYDRARRRPTQRLRVASTALMRVALTERLAPARDRAVALAGRISRARRRDEPAAASVRTR from the coding sequence ATGGATCGGATCACCGTCGACATCATCGGCGGCGGCATCGCCGGATCGGCGCTGGCCGCGGTGCTCGACCCCACTCGCTTCGACGTCACCCTGCGCGAACAGCGGGCGAAGCTGCCGACCACCGGCACGAGCCTGGCGATGTGGCCCGAGGCGCAGGAGGCGCTCGCGCGGATCGGCGTGCTCGACCGGCTCCGTGACGTCGGCATCGCGCTCGACCGCTTCCCGCTCTGGAGCGAATCGGGCACGGCCTTGGCGAACCTGCCCGCCGACGGACTGCTGCTCGGTCGGCACGACCTCCTCGCGGCGCTCGACGCAGCGGTGCCCGACAGGGTGAACCGCGTCACGGAGCGGGTCGAAGAGCCCGAGCGCATGGAGGCCGACGTGATCGTCGGCGCCGACGGCGTGCACAGCGCCGTGCGCCGGCGCAACTGGGGCGCGGCGGCCGATGCCCGATCGACGCCCGCCCTGGCCGTTCGGGGCGTCGTGCCCGACGTGCTGTCGCCCGCGGAACTCGGCGAGTACTGGGGGCGGGGGCAGCTCTTCGGACTCGGCCCGCATCGCGACGGCACGAACTGGTACACCTCGTTCCGCTCCGACCTCGGGCCACGGCACGTCGACGTGGGCGAGGCGATCGAACTCGCCCGCCACCGCCATCGGGACGCCGCGCCGGCGCTCCGCCGCGTACTCGCGGCCGCGACCCCTGAGACGACGCTCGCCCAGCGCATCTGGACGACGCCGCGCCTCTCGTCCTACGACCGCGGCAACGTCGTGCTCGTCGGCGACGCCGCCCACGCCATGACCCCCAACCTCGGTCGAGGTGCCTGCGAGGCCCTCATCGACGCGGTCACACTCGGCTACCTGCTCGACCGGATGCCCCCGGCCGACGCCCTGGCGGCCTACGACCGGGCCAGGCGGCGACCCACGCAGCGCCTGCGCGTGGCATCCACCGCCCTCATGCGTGTCGCCCTGACCGAGCGTCTGGCGCCCGCGCGCGACCGCGCGGTCGCGTTGGCGGGACGCATCTCGCGGGCTCGGCGCCGAGACGAGCCGGCCGCGGCATCCGTTCGCACTCGATGA
- a CDS encoding FMN-binding protein: MRTRALVIASAASAAVLLTGWQLGTAGTDPAPTAASNGGTSTTTGGTDGSSGSSSGATDPTDAAATGSTTRQAASGVADGTYAGTTVGTRFGDVQVQVTISGGAITDVTPLQLTDHDGRSVSISNRAAPILRDEVLRSQSASVSFVSGATYTSDAYVQSLQAALDAAGF; encoded by the coding sequence GTGAGGACACGAGCACTCGTCATCGCGTCCGCGGCCTCGGCCGCGGTCCTCCTCACGGGCTGGCAGCTCGGCACCGCGGGCACCGATCCGGCCCCGACCGCCGCGTCGAACGGCGGCACCTCGACGACGACGGGCGGCACGGATGGCTCGTCGGGATCGTCGAGCGGAGCGACCGACCCGACGGATGCCGCCGCCACCGGCTCCACGACCCGGCAGGCCGCATCCGGGGTCGCCGACGGCACCTACGCGGGCACGACCGTCGGCACCCGGTTCGGCGACGTGCAGGTGCAGGTCACGATCTCGGGCGGCGCCATCACCGACGTCACGCCGTTGCAACTCACCGACCATGACGGACGCTCGGTGTCGATCAGCAACCGGGCGGCGCCGATCCTGCGGGACGAGGTGCTCCGGTCGCAATCCGCGTCGGTCTCCTTCGTCAGCGGCGCCACCTACACGAGCGACGCCTACGTGCAGTCCCTCCAGGCCGCGCTCGACGCCGCGGGGTTCTGA
- a CDS encoding Bax inhibitor-1/YccA family protein codes for MALDNPAFSRNSAFSQQGAVAATQNVSAQQLQELYDKPATLPDREVMTVENTIAKTAAAFGVLLVFAAVGWLLTPSMPWLFWAFSIVGFVLALVNIFKKEPSPALILAYSAAQGVFIGGISVIYESAYSGIIAQAVIGTIAVFGVTLALFASGKVRASKKATKVFLIAMVGYLVFSLINLVLMWTGVNQDPWGLYGAEIAGIPLGLVIGVLVIIMAAYSLVLDFDMIQQGVRNRAPKKYGWTGAFGIMVTVIWLYLEILRFLAIARN; via the coding sequence ATGGCTCTCGACAATCCCGCGTTCTCGCGGAATTCCGCCTTCTCACAGCAGGGAGCCGTCGCGGCCACGCAGAACGTGTCCGCGCAGCAGCTCCAGGAGCTGTACGACAAGCCGGCGACGCTCCCCGACCGCGAGGTCATGACCGTCGAGAACACCATCGCGAAGACCGCCGCCGCGTTCGGCGTGCTCCTGGTGTTCGCAGCGGTGGGCTGGCTGCTCACGCCCTCGATGCCGTGGCTCTTCTGGGCGTTCTCGATCGTCGGCTTCGTGCTCGCGCTCGTGAACATCTTCAAGAAGGAGCCGTCGCCCGCCCTGATCCTCGCGTACTCGGCCGCCCAGGGCGTCTTCATCGGCGGCATCTCGGTGATCTACGAGTCGGCTTACTCGGGCATCATCGCCCAGGCCGTCATCGGCACGATCGCCGTCTTCGGCGTCACCCTTGCGCTGTTCGCGAGCGGCAAGGTGCGCGCGTCGAAGAAGGCCACCAAGGTCTTCCTCATCGCGATGGTCGGCTACCTCGTGTTCTCGCTCATCAACCTCGTCCTCATGTGGACCGGCGTGAACCAGGACCCGTGGGGCCTCTACGGCGCGGAGATCGCCGGCATCCCGCTCGGCCTCGTCATCGGCGTGCTGGTCATCATCATGGCGGCCTACTCCCTGGTGCTCGACTTCGACATGATCCAGCAGGGCGTGCGCAACCGCGCCCCCAAGAAGTACGGCTGGACCGGCGCCTTCGGCATCATGGTCACCGTCATCTGGCTCTACCTCGAGATCCTGCGGTTCCTCGCCATCGCGCGCAACTAG
- a CDS encoding ferredoxin reductase family protein, protein MAFLLHDARGLERGSRDVAAPEQRRASRRLWRVDLLQAAAVATVAVAVALFLADGGAMAIGDPGGALTALGIVAGLVATDLVLVMLVLAARVPLIERAVGQDAAMGLHRRLGKPVLVLLLAHTVLLVAGYAVADGSGLIGEVVSLWNTPDIPLAVLGLGLFVAIVVTSLVAVRRRFRYEVWHGIHLLVYGAVLAALPHQFSLGGLFAEGTWQRWYWLLLTITAFAAVVVYRFGMPAYRTLRHRLVVEAVEPVEPAGDGVVSIRLRGDDLERLGATGGQFFVWRFLTRGQWWQAHPYSLSAVPRGGALRITVRALGRGSAGLASIRPGTRVALEGPYGIFSEASRSRSRLVLVAAGIGVTPVRSLLESARFRPGEATVLLRTRSADEGWLLQEMGELCRARGATLITIPGARGAGWLSADAERQGLSLVEFAPAVLDSDVYVCGPLGWSEAVVAEARAAGLRPEQIHHERFDW, encoded by the coding sequence ATGGCATTCCTCCTGCACGACGCACGGGGCCTCGAGCGCGGGTCGCGAGACGTCGCGGCGCCCGAGCAGCGCAGAGCCTCACGTCGCCTGTGGCGGGTCGACCTGCTGCAGGCAGCGGCGGTGGCCACCGTGGCGGTGGCGGTCGCGCTGTTCCTCGCCGACGGCGGGGCGATGGCGATCGGCGATCCCGGCGGCGCCCTGACGGCGCTCGGGATCGTGGCCGGGCTCGTCGCGACCGACCTGGTGCTGGTCATGCTCGTGCTCGCCGCCCGGGTGCCGCTCATCGAGCGGGCCGTCGGGCAGGATGCCGCGATGGGCCTGCATCGCCGGCTCGGCAAGCCCGTGCTGGTCCTGCTGCTCGCGCACACGGTGCTCCTCGTGGCCGGGTATGCAGTCGCCGACGGCAGCGGGCTCATCGGCGAGGTCGTCTCACTGTGGAACACGCCCGACATCCCGCTCGCGGTACTGGGCCTCGGGCTCTTCGTCGCGATCGTCGTCACCTCGCTGGTCGCCGTGCGCCGGCGGTTCCGGTACGAGGTGTGGCACGGCATCCACCTGCTCGTCTACGGGGCGGTGCTCGCCGCGCTGCCCCACCAGTTCAGCCTCGGCGGGCTGTTCGCCGAGGGGACGTGGCAGCGGTGGTACTGGCTGCTGCTCACGATCACGGCGTTCGCGGCCGTCGTCGTGTACCGGTTCGGCATGCCCGCGTACCGAACCCTGCGACACCGGCTGGTGGTCGAGGCGGTCGAGCCCGTGGAGCCGGCCGGTGACGGCGTCGTCTCGATCCGGCTGCGCGGCGACGACCTCGAGCGGCTCGGCGCCACCGGCGGCCAGTTCTTCGTGTGGCGGTTCCTGACCCGAGGGCAGTGGTGGCAGGCGCATCCCTACTCGCTGTCGGCGGTGCCGCGGGGCGGAGCGCTCCGGATCACGGTGCGCGCCCTCGGTCGCGGATCGGCGGGGCTGGCGAGCATCCGGCCCGGGACGCGCGTCGCGCTCGAGGGGCCGTACGGCATCTTCAGCGAGGCGTCCCGCAGCCGGAGCCGCCTGGTGCTCGTGGCGGCGGGCATCGGCGTCACGCCGGTCAGGTCGCTGCTCGAGTCGGCGCGCTTCCGGCCGGGAGAGGCGACGGTGCTCCTGCGCACGAGGAGCGCCGACGAGGGATGGCTGCTGCAGGAGATGGGCGAGTTGTGCCGCGCGCGAGGCGCCACCCTCATCACCATCCCGGGTGCCCGCGGTGCGGGATGGCTGAGCGCCGACGCCGAACGGCAGGGCCTCTCGCTCGTCGAGTTCGCGCCGGCCGTCCTCGACTCCGACGTCTACGTGTGCGGTCCGCTGGGCTGGTCCGAGGCGGTCGTCGCCGAGGCCCGGGCGGCGGGCCTGCGTCCCGAGCAGATCCACCACGAGCGGTTCGACTGGTGA
- a CDS encoding FUSC family protein: MTTGESAARSRAWRSLEVEVAFRAAVAAVVPLAILVLAGRPDLAPYAAFGGMAAIFGRGERYRVRARTVIVAATGLVVSVAAGTALAAASAPLWVEAIVLVAVIAGGVVVVNVAPLSPPTTLFFVFGLLVCAQVPTPAGELVLRIGIAVVSAAFAVALTLSGWLLRRFGGEATRAVLKDLPRAPAPRPGAVRDPHVWLSVGQNGAGALVAGALALAFGPGHPYWAVVSVIAVVPPAGAAHSLSRAVHRVLGTLGGVVVAALVLWPAPPAWLLVLVVGVAQFGAEILVGRHYGAALLCITPLALVVAWIAAPVDLGGLVADRVIETVVGCAVGVAAVLVGSGVARRLGGRAGVAG, from the coding sequence GTGACCACCGGCGAGTCCGCCGCGAGGTCGCGTGCGTGGCGCAGCCTCGAGGTCGAGGTCGCGTTCCGCGCGGCCGTCGCGGCGGTCGTGCCGCTCGCGATCCTCGTGCTCGCCGGGCGTCCCGACCTGGCGCCGTATGCGGCGTTCGGCGGCATGGCCGCGATCTTCGGTCGTGGCGAGCGGTACCGGGTGCGCGCACGCACCGTGATCGTGGCGGCGACAGGCCTCGTCGTGAGCGTCGCTGCGGGCACGGCGCTGGCCGCGGCATCCGCCCCGCTGTGGGTCGAGGCGATCGTGCTCGTGGCCGTGATCGCGGGGGGCGTCGTGGTCGTGAACGTCGCCCCGCTCTCGCCGCCGACCACGCTGTTCTTCGTGTTCGGGCTCCTCGTCTGCGCGCAGGTGCCGACGCCCGCCGGCGAGCTCGTGCTCCGCATCGGCATCGCCGTCGTGTCGGCTGCCTTCGCCGTGGCGCTCACCCTGTCGGGCTGGCTGCTGCGGCGCTTCGGCGGCGAGGCGACGCGCGCCGTGCTGAAGGACCTGCCGAGGGCGCCAGCTCCCCGCCCCGGTGCCGTGCGCGATCCGCACGTCTGGCTGAGCGTCGGGCAGAACGGTGCGGGTGCGCTCGTCGCCGGGGCGCTCGCGCTGGCCTTCGGACCGGGGCATCCGTACTGGGCGGTGGTGAGTGTCATCGCGGTGGTGCCGCCGGCCGGCGCGGCGCACTCGCTGTCTCGGGCGGTGCACCGCGTGCTCGGCACCCTCGGCGGCGTGGTGGTCGCGGCACTGGTGCTCTGGCCCGCCCCGCCGGCGTGGCTGCTCGTGCTCGTGGTCGGCGTCGCCCAGTTCGGCGCCGAGATCCTCGTGGGCCGGCACTACGGCGCCGCGCTGCTCTGCATCACGCCGCTCGCGCTCGTGGTGGCGTGGATCGCGGCTCCCGTCGATCTCGGCGGCCTCGTCGCCGATCGCGTGATCGAGACGGTCGTCGGGTGCGCCGTGGGCGTCGCCGCGGTCCTGGTCGGGTCGGGCGTGGCGCGCCGGCTCGGCGGGCGGGCCGGCGTCGCGGGCTGA
- a CDS encoding UvrD-helicase domain-containing protein, whose amino-acid sequence MTLILDPDDPAGWREAPSAPATTTGSRLTDGLNPEQREAVEYRGQALLIVAGAGSGKTRVLTHRIASLIESREAWPSQILAITFTNKAAAEMRERVQALLGESASGMWISTFHSACVRILRREAESIGLSSTFTIYDSADQRTILKRIIKELDADTMGFTPASAQAKISKLKNELADVETYARNANTSDPQEVMFLEIFRQYTRRLRDASALDFDDLIAETVYLFRAFPKVASLYQRRFRHILVDEYQDTNHAQYSLIRELTQPVPADRVVEMEQHGVNVAPLVDASGGIPGASLTVVGDSDQSIYAFRGADIRNIVEFERDFPGAKVVLLEQNYRSTQNILSAANAVISNNFDRKEKKLWTADGDGDQITGYTGYTAHDEAQFVADEIEVLHRAGVAYRDIAVFYRTNAQTRALEEIFVRSALPYRVVGGTKFYERAEIKDAMAYLIAVANPLDELALRRILNTPKRGIGPATETALASFAEQNALTFRQAMRAADGLGLGPKVTGAITRLADVLDEAAAMLVPSSRGIAEGTNEGASKVSDVLVFLLESSGLIDALRNSRDPQDETRAENVEELVAQTRDFDRENPGATLVDFLTQVSLVAAADELDDASGTVSLMTLHTAKGLEYHAVFLTGLEEGLLPHQMSASEPGGPAEERRLFYVGITRARKRLFLSLAMSRAQFGEVAVAMPSRYLSEIPEGLIDWKQSPGMANSRGGTQPRALNARRGPGQGGAWGTRDRDLERFSVTRSAGPKTEWANRVTGTVRDNGDLTLAAGDRIRHVDFGDGKVIQVTGEGTKRIAHVAFDTAGQKKLLIKIAPIEKL is encoded by the coding sequence ATGACGCTGATCCTCGACCCCGACGACCCGGCCGGCTGGCGCGAGGCGCCCTCCGCACCCGCCACCACGACCGGCTCGCGCCTCACCGACGGGCTCAACCCCGAGCAGCGGGAGGCCGTGGAGTACCGCGGCCAGGCCCTGCTCATCGTCGCGGGCGCGGGATCCGGCAAGACCAGGGTGCTCACGCACCGCATTGCGAGCCTCATCGAGAGCCGCGAGGCCTGGCCGAGTCAGATCCTCGCGATCACGTTCACGAACAAGGCCGCCGCCGAGATGCGCGAGCGGGTGCAGGCGCTGCTCGGCGAGAGCGCGAGCGGCATGTGGATCTCGACGTTCCACTCGGCGTGCGTGCGCATCCTGCGGCGCGAGGCCGAGTCGATCGGGCTCTCCTCCACGTTCACGATCTACGACTCCGCCGACCAGCGCACGATCCTCAAGCGCATCATCAAGGAGCTCGACGCCGACACGATGGGCTTCACGCCCGCGAGCGCCCAGGCGAAGATCTCGAAGCTGAAGAACGAGCTGGCCGATGTCGAGACGTATGCGCGCAACGCGAACACGAGCGACCCGCAAGAGGTCATGTTCCTCGAGATCTTCCGGCAGTACACGCGGCGGCTCCGCGACGCGAGCGCGCTCGACTTCGACGACCTCATCGCCGAGACGGTCTACCTCTTCCGCGCGTTCCCCAAGGTGGCCTCGCTCTACCAGCGGCGGTTCCGGCACATCCTGGTCGACGAGTACCAGGACACGAACCACGCGCAGTACTCGCTCATCCGCGAGCTCACCCAGCCGGTCCCGGCTGACCGGGTCGTCGAGATGGAGCAGCACGGCGTCAACGTGGCTCCGCTGGTGGATGCGTCGGGCGGCATCCCGGGCGCGAGCCTCACCGTCGTCGGCGACTCCGACCAGTCGATCTACGCGTTCCGCGGTGCCGACATCCGCAACATCGTCGAGTTCGAGCGCGACTTCCCCGGTGCGAAGGTGGTGCTCCTGGAGCAGAACTACCGGTCGACGCAGAACATCCTGTCGGCGGCGAACGCGGTGATCTCGAACAACTTCGACCGCAAGGAGAAGAAACTCTGGACGGCCGACGGAGATGGCGACCAGATCACCGGCTACACCGGGTACACGGCGCACGACGAGGCCCAGTTCGTCGCCGATGAGATCGAGGTGCTGCACCGCGCCGGCGTGGCCTATCGCGACATCGCCGTGTTCTACCGCACCAACGCGCAGACGCGTGCGCTCGAGGAGATCTTCGTGCGCTCGGCGCTGCCCTACCGCGTCGTCGGCGGCACGAAGTTCTACGAGCGCGCCGAGATCAAGGACGCGATGGCGTACCTCATCGCCGTCGCGAACCCGCTCGACGAGCTCGCGCTCCGGCGCATCCTGAACACGCCCAAGCGCGGCATCGGCCCCGCCACCGAGACGGCGCTCGCGAGCTTCGCCGAGCAGAACGCGCTGACCTTCCGCCAGGCGATGCGCGCCGCCGACGGGCTCGGCCTCGGACCGAAGGTCACGGGCGCCATCACCAGGCTCGCCGACGTGCTCGACGAGGCGGCCGCCATGCTGGTACCGTCGTCGCGCGGCATCGCCGAGGGCACGAACGAGGGTGCGTCGAAGGTGTCCGACGTCCTCGTGTTCCTGCTCGAGAGCTCCGGGCTCATCGACGCGCTGCGCAACAGTCGCGACCCGCAGGACGAGACGCGGGCCGAGAACGTCGAGGAGCTCGTCGCGCAGACCCGCGACTTCGATCGCGAGAACCCGGGCGCGACGCTCGTCGACTTCCTCACGCAGGTGTCGCTCGTGGCCGCGGCCGACGAGCTCGACGACGCCTCGGGCACGGTCTCCCTCATGACGCTGCACACGGCGAAGGGCCTCGAGTACCACGCGGTGTTCCTCACCGGGCTCGAAGAGGGCCTGCTGCCGCACCAGATGTCCGCGTCCGAGCCCGGTGGTCCCGCCGAGGAGCGGCGCCTGTTCTACGTCGGCATCACCCGCGCCCGCAAGCGCCTCTTCCTCTCGCTGGCGATGAGCCGAGCGCAGTTCGGCGAGGTGGCCGTGGCGATGCCGTCGCGCTACCTCAGCGAGATCCCCGAGGGGCTGATCGACTGGAAGCAGTCGCCGGGCATGGCCAACTCCCGCGGCGGCACCCAGCCGCGGGCGCTCAACGCCCGGCGCGGTCCGGGGCAGGGCGGGGCGTGGGGCACCCGCGACCGCGACCTCGAGCGGTTCAGCGTCACCAGGAGTGCCGGCCCAAAGACCGAGTGGGCGAACCGGGTCACGGGCACGGTGCGCGACAACGGCGACCTCACGCTCGCAGCCGGCGACCGCATCCGGCACGTCGACTTCGGCGACGGCAAGGTCATCCAGGTCACGGGTGAGGGCACCAAGCGCATCGCCCACGTGGCCTTCGACACGGCGGGCCAGAAGAAGCTCCTGATCAAGATCGCGCCGATCGAGAAGCTGTGA
- a CDS encoding glycerophosphodiester phosphodiesterase family protein, with amino-acid sequence MLHDSGASPMVIGHRGASGYRPEHTRSAYELAFALGADAVEPDIVASRDGVLVLRHENEISGTTDVASRPEFASRRTSREVDGAVLTGWFTEDFTWAELSTLRAKERLGSLRQSSASFDGRYPILRLRDLFQLIDTAADEQRRLVRMVAEFKHASHFAAIGLPLDELFAAELDDAGWDRGGERLVMESFELDVLDRLGARGIRGERVFLVEATGSPVDVVQALGAAAPAYDAYVTEAGLLGLAGRVHGVSVGKARLLAAPRGGSDGSPRSRSRTATLVGADLVDAAHSAGLRVFTWTLRPENRFLSASHRRGGSRAAFGDWMGEFGQVIATGVDGIFVDHPDLGVEARRAMAG; translated from the coding sequence ATGCTGCACGACTCCGGCGCGTCCCCGATGGTGATCGGCCACCGTGGCGCCTCGGGGTACCGGCCAGAGCACACGAGATCGGCGTACGAGCTCGCGTTCGCGCTCGGCGCCGACGCGGTGGAGCCCGACATCGTGGCCTCGCGGGACGGCGTGCTCGTGCTGCGGCACGAGAACGAGATCTCGGGCACGACGGATGTCGCGTCGAGGCCCGAGTTCGCGTCCCGCCGCACCTCGCGCGAGGTCGACGGCGCCGTGCTCACGGGGTGGTTCACCGAGGACTTCACGTGGGCGGAGCTCTCGACCCTGCGGGCGAAGGAGCGGCTCGGGAGCCTCCGCCAGTCGAGCGCCAGCTTCGACGGTCGGTACCCGATCCTGCGGCTGCGCGATCTGTTCCAGCTGATCGACACGGCCGCCGACGAGCAGCGCCGGCTCGTGCGCATGGTCGCCGAGTTCAAGCACGCCAGCCACTTCGCGGCGATCGGCCTGCCGCTCGACGAGCTCTTCGCCGCCGAGCTCGACGACGCGGGCTGGGACCGGGGCGGCGAGCGCCTCGTCATGGAGTCGTTCGAGCTCGACGTGCTCGACCGGCTCGGTGCCCGGGGCATCCGGGGCGAGCGGGTGTTCCTCGTGGAGGCGACCGGCTCGCCCGTCGACGTCGTGCAGGCGCTCGGGGCGGCGGCCCCCGCGTACGACGCGTACGTAACCGAGGCGGGGCTGCTCGGCCTCGCCGGTCGCGTGCACGGGGTGAGCGTCGGGAAGGCCCGGCTGCTCGCAGCGCCCCGTGGCGGCTCGGACGGGTCACCACGGTCGCGGTCGCGCACGGCGACCCTCGTCGGCGCCGACCTCGTCGACGCGGCGCACTCCGCGGGCCTGCGGGTCTTCACCTGGACGCTGCGTCCCGAGAACCGGTTCCTCTCGGCGTCGCATCGACGCGGCGGCTCGCGGGCGGCGTTCGGCGACTGGATGGGCGAGTTCGGGCAGGTGATCGCCACCGGCGTCGACGGGATCTTCGTCGACCACCCCGACCTCGGCGTCGAGGCGCGGCGCGCGATGGCCGGCTAG
- a CDS encoding TetR/AcrR family transcriptional regulator, translated as MDRRTLVADAALGIVAGQGMKALTHRAVDVASGSPAGTTSNYFRTRAALVAAAVDRLEERDLALWSVGAGETTAPPLPGGPDALAESLAAYVAILAGPQADLTRARLVLSLAEPDAVAAGHARFMRVARGMVEASGIDRPDERARWLADYCDGVLLHQLTARRGEPFDRAEAESAIGRLLA; from the coding sequence ATGGACCGCCGCACGCTCGTCGCCGACGCAGCCCTCGGCATCGTCGCGGGGCAGGGCATGAAGGCCCTCACGCACCGGGCCGTCGATGTCGCATCGGGTTCCCCCGCGGGCACCACGTCGAATTACTTCCGCACCCGCGCCGCACTGGTGGCGGCAGCCGTCGACCGGCTCGAGGAGCGCGATCTGGCGCTGTGGTCGGTCGGCGCAGGCGAAACGACTGCACCGCCACTGCCCGGCGGCCCCGACGCCCTGGCCGAGTCCCTCGCGGCGTACGTGGCGATCCTCGCCGGACCGCAGGCCGACCTCACCCGCGCCCGCCTCGTGCTCTCGCTGGCCGAGCCCGACGCGGTCGCCGCCGGGCACGCTCGCTTCATGCGGGTCGCGCGGGGCATGGTCGAGGCATCCGGCATCGATCGCCCCGACGAACGGGCGCGCTGGCTCGCCGACTACTGCGACGGGGTGCTGCTGCACCAGCTCACGGCGCGACGCGGCGAGCCGTTCGACCGCGCGGAGGCCGAGTCGGCCATCGGGCGCCTGCTCGCCTGA